One genomic region from Rosa rugosa chromosome 1, drRosRugo1.1, whole genome shotgun sequence encodes:
- the LOC133715661 gene encoding endochitinase-like, producing the protein MKTLAFIIVSLTLVLETYADVASLITPSLFDQMLKYRNDGRCPSNGFYKYDAFISAARSFNGFGTTGDVATQKKELAAFLGQTSHETTGGWPSAPDGPYAWGYCFIRENSQDVYCTPSAQYPCAAGKKYYGRGPIQLTHNYNYAQAGRAIGVDLINNPDLVATDPVVSFKTAIWFWMTPQGNKPSSHDVITGRWNPSAADRSAGRVPGYGVITNIINGGLECGHGQDDRVVDRIGFYKRYCGILGVSTGDNLDCNNQRPF; encoded by the exons ATGAAGACACTTGCCTTTATCATCGTTTCCCTAACTCTGGTGTTAGAGACCTATGCAGATGTTGCCAGCCTCATTACCCCATCTCTTTTCGATCAAATGCTGAAATATCGAAACGATGGGCGCTGCCCTAGCAATGGGTTCTACAAGTATGACGCTTTCATTTCTGCTGCTCGATCTTTCAATGGGTTTGGCACAACAGGCGATGTGGCTACCCAGAAAAAAGAGCTTGCTGCTTTCTTGGGTCAAACCTCTCACGAAACCACTG GAGGATGGCCAAGTGCACCAGATGGTCCTTATGCTTGGGGATATTGCTTTATCAGGGAAAACAGCCAAGACGTGTACTGCACTCCATCAGCCCAATATCCATGTGCTGCCGGCAAAAAATATTACGGCCGAGGACCAATCCAACTTACTCA CAACTACAACTATGCTCAAGCGGGTAGAGCAATCGGAGTGGATCTGATAAACAATCCAGATCTAGTAGCCACAGACCCGGTTGTATCATTCAAGACAGCTATATGGTTTTGGATGACCCCTCAAGGAAACAAACCATCAAGTCACGACGTCATTACCGGTCGTTGGAATCCATCTGCTGCAGATAGATCGGCGGGTCGGGTCCCTGGATATGGAGTGATTACAAACATAATTAATGGCGGACTTGAATGTGGGCATGGTCAAGATGATAGGGTAGTTGATCGGATCGGGTTCTACAAGAGGTACTGTGGCATATTGGGAGTGAGCACGGGGGACAACTTGGACTGTAACAATCAAAGACCATTTTAG
- the LOC133715652 gene encoding butanoate--CoA ligase AAE1-like, with the protein MNGGFMQCSANYMPLSPISFLERAAVVNGDKPSVVYGGVRFSWKETHQRCLNFASALVRLGISRLDVVAAIAPNIPALYELHFSVPMAGAILCALNIRLDSPTLSLILQQLEAKVILVDYQYLQVVLQALEKLSPKICKPPLLILIPECDQLSSNGTIDHNLPPGSLNYNDLQGSTAEPDFEIRRPLNECDPISVNYTSGSTGNPKGVVYSHRATYLNSLGAIFQSEMAKMPVFLWTVDMFRCNGWCFPWAVAALGGTNICLRKNLSAKLIFEAIDLHKVTHLCGSPCILNILAHHASKSDQIRPLKLTVNILVAGALPPQHILKQVAELGFNVSHGYGMTEALGPAIVTPCKPEPESQYNLMMEGVDVKDPSTMESVPYDGKTMGEIMFRGNTLMLGYLKNSKAMIEPFKGGWYRTGDLAIRHSDGYIQMKDRARDMIISGGEAISTLEVEAVLLTHPCVLEAAVVGRNDDCLGKTPCAFVKMKEGFCSGGNSSTSEEIMKFCGEKLPAYMVPKAVVFGDLPLNSTGKIQKFVLREKANKQVCAETTLLHE; encoded by the exons ATGAATGGGGGTTTTATGCAGTGCTCAGCAAACTACATGCCCTTGTCACCGATAAGCTTCTTGGAGCGAGCAGCTGTCGTCAATGGCGATAAGCCTTCCGTCGTCTACGGTGGCGTAAGGTTTTCGTGGAAGGAGACGCATCAAAGATGTCTCAACTTCGCCTCAGCTTTGGTCCGGTTAGGAATATCTCGCCTCGATGTT GTTGCGGCTATTGCACCAAATATTCCAGCACTCTATGAGCTCCATTTCAGTGTTCCAATGGCCGGAGCAATTCTTTGTGCCCTCAACATTAGGCTGGACTCACCCACATTATCATTGATATTACAACAGTTGGAGGCCAAAGTCATTCTCGTAGACTATCAGTATCTTCAGGTTGTCCTCCAAGCACTCGAAAAATTGTCCCCAAAAATATGCAAGCCACCTCTACTCATTCTCATCCCAGAGTGTGACCAACTCTCATCTAATGGTACCATAGATCATAACCTTCCACCAGGTAGCTTGAATTATAACGACCTGCAGGGTAGTACTGCAGAACCTGACTTTGAGATTCGAAGACCCCTCAATGAATGTGACCCAATTTCAGTGAACTACACTTCTGGTTCAACTGGGAATCCCAAAGGAGTAGTGTACAGCCACAGAGCTACGTACCTGAATTCACTAGGAGCAATTTTTCAGAGTGAAATGGCAAAAATGCCAGTGTTCCTATGGACAGTTGACATGTTTCGCTGCAACGGATGGTGCTTCCCTTGGGCTGTTGCTGCTCTTGGGGGAACCAATATCTGCCTCAGAAAAAATCTCTCCGCAAAGCTCATTTTCGAAGCGATTGATCTTCATAAGGTAACTCATTTGTGTGGCTCACCCTGCATTTTAAACATTCTAGCACATCACGCCTCAAAAAGTGACCAAATTAGGCCACTGAAATTAACAGTGAATATACTTGTTGCCGGTGCATTGCCACCGCAGCATATTCTTAAGCAAGTTGCCGAATTGGGTTTCAATGTGAGCCATGGATATGGTATGACAGAGGCTCTTGGTCCAGCAATTGTTACACCATGTAAACCAGAACCGGAGTCTCAGTACAATCTGATGATGGAAGGGGTTGATGTGAAGGACCCAAGCACCATGGAAAGTGTTCCATATGATGGTAAAACAATGGGGGAGATAATGTTTAGGGGCAACACTTTGATGTTGGGGTACctcaaaaattcaaaagcaaTGATTGAGCCTTTTAAGGGTGGGTGGTACAGGACTGGTGACCTAGCAATCAGACACTCAGATGGGTACATTCAAATGAAGGATAGGGCAAGGGACATGATCATTTCTGGGGGGGAGGCTATAAGTACACTTGAGGTAGAGGCAGTTTTGTTGACTCATCCTTGTGTTTTGGAGGCTGCTGTTGTGGGGAGAAATGATGATTGCTTGGGGAAGACTCCTTGTGCTTTTGTGAAGATGAAGGAGGGATTTTGCAGTGGTGGAAATTCAAGTACTTCAGAGGAGATTATGAAGTTTTGTGGGGAGAAATTGCCTGCTTATATGGTTCCAAAAGCTGTGGTTTTCGGGGATCTGCCATTGAATTCTACTGGGAAGATACAGAAGTTTGTTCTGAGGGAGAAGGCAAATAAACAGGTTTGTGCTGAGACCACTTTGTTACATGAATAG
- the LOC133715644 gene encoding protein STRICTOSIDINE SYNTHASE-LIKE 5-like codes for MPKSSNQDSPSSATQSTRRSSSSWPLNILFFSILLPVAAAVVLYQLDSFDPAPLPLRELSEQVVAARSRNAYMLKGSEFLGVGALVGPEDVAYDSKSGLIYTGCADGWIKRVKLNESAADSVVENWVNTGGRPLGLAHGHNGELLVADGERGLLRIDEDRAVELLTDEAEGVKFKLTDCVDVAKDGMIYFTDASYKNSVEDFIWEFLEGRPHGRLLSYNPSTKETKVLVRDLYFANGVAISPDQNYVIFCETFMKRCRKYHLQGEKKGSIESFIDNLPGSPDNIRYDGEGHYWIAIPMGTSAILNKALGYRFIRKGMAIMEKYIVSRPYKEKNSGVMAVNLEGEPTAHYSDPDLSLITSGIKIGNYLYCGSVLYPYIIRLDLEQHPAHTTI; via the exons ATGCCCAAGTCAAGCAACCAAGACTCGCCTTCCTCTGCAACTCAATCTACCAgaagatcatcatcatcatggccCTTAAACATTCTCTTCTTCTCAATACTGCTTCCGGTGGCGGCTGCTGTGGTCCTCTACCAGCTTGACTCATTCGACCCGGCTCCTCTGCCGCTTCGCGAGTTGAGTGAGCAAGTCGTGGCTGCCCGGAGTCGTAATGCTTACATGCTCAAAGGATCGGAGTTTTTGGGTGTTGGGGCTTTAGTGGGGCCAGAAGACGTTGCTTACGATTCAAAGTCGGGACTCATTTACACGGGATGTGCGGACGGGTGGATCAAGCGAGTCAAGTTGAACGAGTCGGCTGCTGACTCGGTGGTGGAGAACTGGGTTAATACCGGCGGGAGACCACTCGGACTCGCACACGGTCATAACGGAGAGCTGTTGGTGGCGGACGGGGAAAGG GGACTACTGAGAATAGATGAGGATAGAGCAGTGGAGCTGCTGACAGATGAGGCTGAGGGTGTAAAATTCAAGCTAACAGACTGTGTAGATGTAGCGAAAGATGGCATGATTTACTTCACAGATGCTTCATATAAAAACAGCGTAGAAGACTTCATCTGGGAGTTTCTAGAGGGCAGACCCCATGGTAGGTTACTGAGCTACAATCCATCGACCAAAGAGACCAAAGTGCTTGTCCGCGATCTCTACTTTGCTAATGGAGTAGCAATCTCTCCGGATCAGAATTATGTGATCTTCTGTGAAACTTTCAT GAAAAGATGTAGGAAGTACCACCTGCAAGGCGAGAAGAAGGGGAGCATAGAGAGCTTCATTGACAACTTGCCGGGCTCCCCGGATAATATCCGATATGATGGGGAAGGCCATTACTGGATTGCAATACCTATG GGGACTTCAGCTATTTTGAATAAAGCACTTGGGTACCGTTTTATCCGAAAAGGGATGGCAATCATGGAGAAGTATATAGTGAGCAGACCATATAAGGAGAAGAATTCTGGTGTAATGGCTGTGAATTTGGAAGGGGAACCTACTGCCCACTATTCTGATCCAGATTTATCACTCATTACAAGTGGGATCAAGATCGGAAACTACCTCTATTGCGGTTCGGTTCTCTATCCATACATCATCCGCCTTGATCTAGAACAACATCCTGCACATACCACTATATGA
- the LOC133715616 gene encoding protein STRICTOSIDINE SYNTHASE-LIKE 4-like isoform X2: protein MPESNNHNSPSPSTQASRRSSSSSSWPLNFLLLSILVPVAAALVILYQLDPFDPAPLPLHELSHRVAAAPAHNAHMLKGSEFIGAGALVAPEDVAYDSKSGLIYTGCADGWVKRVTLNESAADSVVENWANTGGRPLGLAHGHKGQLLVADTEKGLLSISEDGEVELLTDEAEGVKFKLTDAVDVAKDGMIYFTDASYKYSFKDFIWDVLEGKPHGRLLSYDPTTKETKVLVPDLYFGNGVAVSPDQNFVIFCETVMRRCKKYYLQGEKKGNVENFIDNLPGTPDNIRYDGEGHYWIAFSTVIHFLSLIDKERIVKVSCILIWSANNTDKGSLQLLLCYE, encoded by the exons ATGCCCGAGTCAAACAACCATAACTCACCTTCCCCTTCAACTCAAGCTAGTAGaagatcatcatcatcttcatcatggcCTTTGAACTTTCTCCTCTTGTCAATACTGGTTCCGGTGGCGGCAGCTCTGGTAATCCTCTACCAGCTCGACCCGTTCGACCCGGCTCCTCTGCCTCTTCACGAGTTGAGCCACCGAGTCGCTGCTGCCCCAGCGCATAATGCTCACATGCTCAAAGGGTCGGAGTTTATAGGTGCTGGGGCTTTAGTGGCGCCGGAAGACGTTGCTTATGATTCAAAGTCGGGACTCATTTACACGGGCTGCGCGGACGGGTGGGTGAAACGAGTCACGTTGAACGAGTCGGCTGCTGACTCGGTGGTTGAGAACTGGGCTAACACCGGCGGGAGACCACTCGGACTCGCTCACGGTCATAAAGGTCAGCTTTTGGTGGCGGACACAGAAAAG GGATTACTGAGTATAAGTGAGGATGGAGAAGTGGAGCTGTTGACTGATGAGGCTGAGGGTGTGAAATTCAAGCTAACAGATGCTGTGGATGTAGCAAAAGATGGCATGATTTACTTCACAGATGCTTCATATAAGTACAGCTTCAAAGACTTCATCTGGGACGTTTTGGAGGGCAAACCGCATGGAAGATTACTCAGCTACGATCCAACTACCAAAGAGACCAAAGTGCTAGTCCCCGACCTCTACTTTGGTAATGGAGTTGCAGTCTCTCCGGATCAGAATTTTGTGATCTTCTGTGAAACTGTCAT GAGAAGATGTAAAAAGTACTACCTGCAAGGCGAGAAGAAAGGAAACGTAGAGAACTTCATTGACAACTTGCCGGGCACCCCTGATAATATTCGATATGATGGGGAAGGCCATTATTGGATTGCATTTTCTACGgtaattcattttctttctcttatagacaag